The region ACACCGTTGTACGCCGCCCAGTCGCCCGGGTCGATGTAACCGACGGTCTGCCCACCGTTGGCGCCCGCCTTGGTGAACGCGGAGACCCCGTTGGCCGAGCTGAACGCCTCGGCCTGGACGGTGGTGTTGCCGGTCGGCGGCGGGGTGGTGCCCAACTCCTTGATCCGGATGTTGCGGAACGAGGCGTCGTCACCGGTGCCGTGGTTCTGGATGCCGATGTGGCCGGCCAGCGAGCGGACCGGGTTGGTGTTGGTGAAGTCGTTGATCTTCACCCCGTTGAGGAAGATCTGTAGCCGCTCACCCTCGACCAACAGCTCGTAGGTGTTCCACTCCCCCGGCGCGTTCAGCGCCGCGTCGCGGGCGGCGATGTCGGCCGACTTGAACGTGTAGACCGCTCCGGTGGTGCGGTCGGTCGCGTCGGTCGCGTCGATCTGGATCTCGTAGCCGTTGTCCACCGCCGACCACGGATCACTCGACGGCGGGAACCCGATGAAGATGCCGGAGTTGTCGTCCCCGGCCAACTTCCAGTCCAGCTTCAGCGAGTAGTCGGTGAACTGCTTGGCGTTGTACCAGAACAACCCCATGCCGCCGACCGAGGTCAGGGTGGCGTCGGAGTTGGTGAAGCTGCCCGGACCGGCCTGCGACCAGCCGGTCGTCGAGCCGTTGAAGATCGGGGTGTAGCCGGTCTCGGGCCGGCAGTCGGCCTTGCTCCGGCCGGAGGCGTAGCGGATGCCGCCGAGCAGGTGGTTCCGGAACGCCGGCTCCGCGTACGACGCCTGGGTGTGCCCGGCGCCGGTGTAGAAGGACCGGCCACCGTTGTAGCTCTTGCACCAGCTCAGCGGGTGGTCGGCGCCCATCCCGCCGCCGGAGTACGACGACTCGTCGAGCGAGGCGAGCACGTGCGCGGTCGACCGGGGGTTGGTGCGGTAGTTGTACCACTCGTCGGTGCGCGTCCAGGTCTGCGGCAGGTGCGCGGTCGCCGCGTGGCCCCGGTCCTCCACCTTGATGTTGGCCTGCTGGATTGCCGGGTGCGAGGCGAACCACGCGCCCACCAGGTTGCCGTAGAACGGCCAGTCGTACTCGGTGTCGGCCGCGGCGTGCACACCCACGTACCCCCGACCGGAGCCGATGTACGACTCGAAGGCGGTCTGCTGGCTGGCGTTGAGCACGTCACCGGTGGTGTTGAGGAAGACGACGGCCTCGTACTGGGAGAGGTTGCTGGTGGTGAACGCGTTGGCGTCCTCGGTGGCGGTGACGGTGAAGTTGTTCGCCGCGCCCAGGTCGCGGATGGTCTGGATGCCGACCGGGATCGCGTCGTGCCGGAAACCGGCGGTCTTGGAGAACACCAGGACGTCGTAGGGGGCGTCGGCGGCGCTGGCCGGGGTGGCCGGGGTGGTACAGGCGATGACGGCGAGTGCGGCCATTGCCGCACCGAGGACGGGTCGCAGGCGTCTGCGCATATCGCTCTCCTAATCGCGGTTAGGAAGGGCCCCTTGTACAACACTAGGCGTTAGCAAGGGGCCCTTCCTTCAGCTCAGGGCAGGGTCCACTTTTGGTTGGCGGCACCGCTGACGCAGGTCCACAGGTGGACCACCGTGCTGTCGGCGGAGTTGTTGCCGGAGACGTCGAGGCACTTGCCCGACGCCGGGTTTCGCAGCGTGCCGTCGGCCTGGGCGGACCAGTTCTGCGCGGCGGTCCCGTTGCAGGTCCAGAGCTGGATCTTGGTGCCGTCCGCGGTGCCGGCAGCCGAGACGTCCAGGCACTTACCCAACGACTTGATCGTCGAGTTCGGGGTGACCGCCCAGGTCTGCGCCGCGCTGGCGTTGCAGGTGTAGATCTGGATCTGCGTGCCGTCGGCGGTGGCGCCGCTGCGCACGTCCAGACACTTGCCGCCCAGACCCTTGATCGCCCCGGCCCCGCCGGCCGGCGGCGTGCCGGTGACGAAGGTGAAGGCGTCGAGGTCGAAGAGCGCCCCGGTGCCCGAACCGGCGAAGGTCAGGTACAGCGTGGTCGTGCCGGTCGGCGGGTTGGTGATCGTCCCGGCCACCGTGGTGAAGGTGTCCCAGCCGCCGGTCACCGGGACGGTGGCCGAGCCGAGCACCGTGCCGGTGGCCGAACCGGCCCGGACCTGGAGGGTGCCGCCGGCCCCCGCCGACGAGACCCGGGCGTTGAACGAGGTCACGTTGCCCAGTCGGTACGGCTGGAACGCGATCCAGTCACCGTTGTTGATGTCGCCGACGGTCTTGCCGCCCTCGGCCGGGGTCTTGCTGAACACGTTGATCCCGGAGGACGTGGCGTAGAACTCGGCCTGCCGGTGCCGCGGCGGCAGCGTGTGCTGGGTGTGTGTGGTGAGCCCACCGGCGTCGGTGTATTCGGCGTCGAAGATCGCGAAGATGTTCGCCGCGTCGTCGTGCTCACCGTCGACCGGGATGGTGATCGTGCCCGAGCAGCCGTTCTGCGAGGTGATCTGGTGCCCGTGCTGGTCGTGGCCGAGCACGTAGGTCATCTTGACCTTCGTGCAGTCGATCGTGCCGTCCTCCGGGTCGGTGACCGTGATGCTGAACGGCACCGTGTCACCGAAGCTGAACAGCTGGCCGTTGCCCGGGTTGTTGATGGTCACCGTCGGCGCGGTGTTACCGACGTTGATCCGTACGCTGCTGCTGCCGGTGGCGCCCTGCGGGTCGCGCACGGTCAGCGTGGCGGTGTACGTGCCGTTGGTGGTGTACGTCTTCGACGGGTTGGCGGCGGTCGACGTGGTGCCGTCACCGAAGGCCCACGAGTAGGTCAGCGCACCACCCTCGGGGTCGGACGAGCCGGCCGAGGAGAAGGTCACCGCGAGCGGGGCCGCACCGGAGGTGCGGTTGGCGCTGGCCACGGCGGTCGGTGCCCGGTTGCCGCCGCCGACGTAGTCGAAGCGGTAGAGCGCCGAGTTGGCGTCACCGTTGAAGTACCCGGTGCCGTAGTCGAGCACGTAGTACGCGCCGTCCGGGCCGAACGCCGAGTCCATCACCTGCTTGCCGACCCAGGGGAAGGTGTCGATGGTGCCCCGGGAACCGTCGGCGTTGACGTGGATCGGCTTGATCCAGCCCCGGCCGAACTCGGTGGCGAAGAACTGCCCGTCGAAGGACTGCGGGAACTTCGTGGTGGAGGTCGACGAGGCGTTGTACCGGTAGACCGGGCCGCCCATCGGCGACTCGGAGCCACCGCCGAACTCGGTCGGGGTGCCGGCGTCGCCGGCGTACCGGATCCAGGCCGGCTGGGCGGGCGGCAGGGTGGTCCGGCCGGTGTTGCGGAACGAGTTGTTGGTCGGCCCGCCGGCGCAGTTGTACTTCGGCCCGGTGCTGTTGCTGGCGAAGTCCCACTCGTTGTACGTCTCGGTGGTGGTGTTGGTGCCGGTGCAGTACGGCCAGCCGTAGTTGCCCGGCGCGGCGACCCGGTTGAACTCCACCTGCCCGGACGGCCCACGGGTGGAGCTGGTGGAGCCGGCGTCCGGCCCGTAGTCACCGACGTAGACGACACCGGTGGCCTTGTCCACGCTGATCCGGAACGGGTTGCGGAACCCCATCGCGTAGATCTCCGGGCGGGTCTGGGCCGTGCCCGGCGCGAACAGGTTGCCCGACGGGATGGAGTACGTGCCGTTCGCGTTCACCTTGATCCGCAGGATCTTGCCCCGCAGGTCGTTGGTGTTGCCGGCGCTGCGCTGCGCGTCGTACGCCGGGTTGCGGTTGGTCCGCTCGTCCAGCGGCGAGTAGCCGGCCGACTCGAACGGGTTGGTGTCGTCACCGGTCGACAGGTAGAGGTTGCCGGCCGCGTCGAAGTCGATGTCCCCACCGACGTGGCAACAGATGCCTCGGCTGGCCGGGACGTCGAGCACGTCGACCTTGCTGGCCTGGTTGAGCGTGAAGTCGGAGTTGAGGGTGAACCGGGAGAGGCGGTTCACCCCGTTCCAGGCGGAGAAGTCCGTGCCGGTGGCGGGAGCGTCGCCGCTGGGGGTGGAGAGCGGCGGGGCGTAGTACAGGTAGATCTGCCGGTTGCTGGCGAAGCCCGGGTCGACGCCGACGCCCTGCAACCCCTCCTCGTCGTGCGTGTAGACCGACAGGGTGCCGATCACGGAGGTGGTGCCGTTGGCGTCGGTGCGGCGCAGGGTGCCGTTGCGGGCGGTGTGCAGGACGGAACGGTCCGGCAGCACGGCCAGCGACATCGGCTCGCCCATGTCGCTCACCCCACGGGCGAGTTCGACCTGCTGGAAGTCGGTGGCGACGATCGTGTGCGCCTGCGCGGGGGTCGGGCCGGCGCCGAGTGCGACCGTGCCGGCAGCGACCACCAGCAGCGCTGCCGATCCGGCCGACAACCATCGTCGGGACCGGTGTCGTGGAGCGTCCTTCATGGACATGGGTGCTGCCCCTTCCTGACGATTGATTGCCAGGCCGGGCGCGCGCCGTCGCGCCGGATGCCGTAGCGGTGGTGGGGGTCGATGGGTTACCGCGCCGCCGGTTCACCTCGACGAAACATTGTCGTGTTGGTCACGACACTAAGTTGAAGGTGTCGATGTGTCCATACCTTCCGGCGGTTCAGCATCAACTTTTGTCGATCTGATCGAAAGTTGGTGCTCAGGCGCGGCGGTCGATGACCTGTCCGGCCAGCTCGACCAGCGCCGAGCGGGCCTCGTCGGCCACCTTCGCGGCCTGCAGGGCGACGAGTGCGGCCTCGGTCCGGACCCGGATCATCTGCTCGATCCGCTCCCGGGCACCTGTCGTCTCGATGATCCCGCGAAGCTCCGCGGCGCCGTCGGCGTCCAATGCCGGATTGCCGAACAACTCCCGCAGCCGAGCCGTCTGCGCCCGGTCGGCGGCGCTGCGGGCCAGCGCCATCATCACCGTGGGCTTGCCCTCACGCAGGTCGTCCAGGATCGACTTGCCGGTGACCGCCGGGTCCCCGAAGACGCCCAACACGTCGTCGCGCAACTGGAACGCGTCGCCCAGCGGGTCACCGAACTCCTCCAGCGCGGCGATCAA is a window of Micromonospora sp. WMMD961 DNA encoding:
- a CDS encoding ThuA domain-containing protein; translation: MRRRLRPVLGAAMAALAVIACTTPATPASAADAPYDVLVFSKTAGFRHDAIPVGIQTIRDLGAANNFTVTATEDANAFTTSNLSQYEAVVFLNTTGDVLNASQQTAFESYIGSGRGYVGVHAAADTEYDWPFYGNLVGAWFASHPAIQQANIKVEDRGHAATAHLPQTWTRTDEWYNYRTNPRSTAHVLASLDESSYSGGGMGADHPLSWCKSYNGGRSFYTGAGHTQASYAEPAFRNHLLGGIRYASGRSKADCRPETGYTPIFNGSTTGWSQAGPGSFTNSDATLTSVGGMGLFWYNAKQFTDYSLKLDWKLAGDDNSGIFIGFPPSSDPWSAVDNGYEIQIDATDATDRTTGAVYTFKSADIAARDAALNAPGEWNTYELLVEGERLQIFLNGVKINDFTNTNPVRSLAGHIGIQNHGTGDDASFRNIRIKELGTTPPPTGNTTVQAEAFSSANGVSAFTKAGANGGQTVGYIDPGDWAAYNGVNLTGVTSFTSRVVSGGAGGTIQVRTGSATGPVLGTVAVPNTGSWTTFANVTTALSNVPSGTQNLYLTFTGSGTGLFDVDDFTLVKGSGGGTGVGPIKGLAGKCLDVRSGGTADGTQIQIYTCNSSAAQTWTVTPNSTIKALGKCLDVNGSGTANGTKIQLWTCNGSGAQNWAAASDGTLRNPSSGKCLDVSGNNSADSTVVHLWTCLNAANQKWTLP
- a CDS encoding PQQ-dependent sugar dehydrogenase, which produces MSMKDAPRHRSRRWLSAGSAALLVVAAGTVALGAGPTPAQAHTIVATDFQQVELARGVSDMGEPMSLAVLPDRSVLHTARNGTLRRTDANGTTSVIGTLSVYTHDEEGLQGVGVDPGFASNRQIYLYYAPPLSTPSGDAPATGTDFSAWNGVNRLSRFTLNSDFTLNQASKVDVLDVPASRGICCHVGGDIDFDAAGNLYLSTGDDTNPFESAGYSPLDERTNRNPAYDAQRSAGNTNDLRGKILRIKVNANGTYSIPSGNLFAPGTAQTRPEIYAMGFRNPFRISVDKATGVVYVGDYGPDAGSTSSTRGPSGQVEFNRVAAPGNYGWPYCTGTNTTTETYNEWDFASNSTGPKYNCAGGPTNNSFRNTGRTTLPPAQPAWIRYAGDAGTPTEFGGGSESPMGGPVYRYNASSTSTTKFPQSFDGQFFATEFGRGWIKPIHVNADGSRGTIDTFPWVGKQVMDSAFGPDGAYYVLDYGTGYFNGDANSALYRFDYVGGGNRAPTAVASANRTSGAAPLAVTFSSAGSSDPEGGALTYSWAFGDGTTSTAANPSKTYTTNGTYTATLTVRDPQGATGSSSVRINVGNTAPTVTINNPGNGQLFSFGDTVPFSITVTDPEDGTIDCTKVKMTYVLGHDQHGHQITSQNGCSGTITIPVDGEHDDAANIFAIFDAEYTDAGGLTTHTQHTLPPRHRQAEFYATSSGINVFSKTPAEGGKTVGDINNGDWIAFQPYRLGNVTSFNARVSSAGAGGTLQVRAGSATGTVLGSATVPVTGGWDTFTTVAGTITNPPTGTTTLYLTFAGSGTGALFDLDAFTFVTGTPPAGGAGAIKGLGGKCLDVRSGATADGTQIQIYTCNASAAQTWAVTPNSTIKSLGKCLDVSAAGTADGTKIQLWTCNGTAAQNWSAQADGTLRNPASGKCLDVSGNNSADSTVVHLWTCVSGAANQKWTLP